One window from the genome of Streptomyces sp. NBC_00708 encodes:
- the galT gene encoding galactose-1-phosphate uridylyltransferase, with product MKKTVTTLADGRELIYYDSREDVVREAVDTRPLDAVSTSSEVRRDPLLGDSVAIASHRQGRIYHPPADECPLCPSREGRRSEIPEPGYDVAVFENRFPSLAGDSGRCEVVCFTSDHDASFADLTEEQAGLVLEAWTDRTASLARLPQVKQVFCFENRGAEIGVTLGHPHGQIYGYPFVTPRTELMLRSMAAHHAKTGRNLFDDVVAREEADGSRIVLAAEHWIAFVPYAAHWPYEVHLHPRRRVADLRELDKEARTEFPQVYLELLRRFDRIFGPGEPPTPYISAWHQAPFGVPGREDFGLHLELFTIRRTSGKLKFLAGSESGMSVFINDVPPETAAQRLREVASQ from the coding sequence GTGAAGAAGACGGTTACGACGCTCGCCGACGGCCGGGAGCTGATCTATTACGACAGCCGCGAGGACGTCGTGCGCGAGGCCGTCGACACACGCCCCCTCGACGCGGTCTCCACCTCGTCCGAGGTCCGGCGCGACCCCCTGCTCGGTGACAGCGTCGCCATCGCCTCGCACCGCCAGGGCCGGATCTACCACCCGCCCGCCGACGAGTGCCCGCTGTGCCCCTCGCGCGAGGGGCGGCGGAGCGAGATCCCGGAGCCCGGCTACGACGTCGCCGTCTTCGAGAACCGCTTCCCCTCGCTCGCCGGTGACTCCGGCCGCTGCGAGGTCGTCTGCTTCACCTCCGACCACGACGCCTCGTTCGCCGACCTCACCGAGGAGCAGGCCGGGCTCGTCCTGGAGGCCTGGACCGACCGCACCGCGTCCCTGGCCCGGCTCCCGCAGGTCAAGCAGGTGTTCTGCTTCGAGAACCGGGGCGCCGAGATCGGCGTCACGCTCGGCCACCCGCACGGCCAGATCTACGGCTACCCCTTCGTCACCCCGCGCACCGAGCTGATGCTGCGCTCGATGGCCGCCCACCACGCGAAGACCGGCCGCAACCTCTTCGACGACGTGGTCGCCCGCGAGGAGGCCGACGGCTCCCGCATCGTGCTCGCCGCCGAGCACTGGATCGCCTTCGTCCCGTACGCGGCCCACTGGCCGTACGAGGTCCACCTCCACCCGCGCCGCCGCGTCGCCGACCTGCGGGAGCTGGACAAGGAGGCGCGCACGGAGTTCCCACAGGTCTATCTGGAACTGTTGAGGCGATTCGACCGGATCTTCGGACCCGGAGAGCCGCCGACCCCGTACATCTCCGCCTGGCACCAGGCGCCGTTCGGGGTCCCCGGGCGTGAGGACTTCGGGCTCCACCTCGAGCTTTTCACCATCCGACGGACCTCCGGCAAGCTGAAGTTCCTCGCGGGTTCCGAATCCGGCATGAGCGTGTTCATCAACGACGTGCCGCCGGAGACCGCGGCCCAGCGACTGCGAGAGGTAGCGAGCCAGTGA
- a CDS encoding trans-aconitate 2-methyltransferase, producing MTAPVWDPQQYLRHADHRTRPFHDLLARIPDPPGAPRIADLGCGVGNVTALLAGRWPHARVTGYDNSPQMLERARAHATELLDFAEADAATWTPSQPYGLIVSNALLQWVPGHARRFPDWLDALLPGGTLALQVPGNFDQPSHVLMRELAGSPRWRSRLGGLLRHADAVLSPAGYLDALTGPGTTADVWETTYLHLLPGEDPVLDWVKGTGLRPVLTALADDEEARGAFLAEYRDLLRTAYPRGPHGTVFPFRRIFAVAHREK from the coding sequence ATGACCGCACCCGTCTGGGATCCGCAGCAGTACCTGCGCCACGCGGACCACCGCACCCGCCCCTTCCACGACCTCCTGGCCCGCATCCCCGACCCGCCGGGCGCTCCCCGCATCGCCGACCTCGGCTGCGGCGTCGGCAACGTCACCGCCCTGCTCGCCGGGCGCTGGCCGCACGCCCGCGTCACCGGCTACGACAACTCCCCGCAGATGCTGGAGCGGGCCCGCGCCCACGCCACGGAACTGCTCGACTTCGCCGAGGCCGACGCCGCCACCTGGACGCCCTCGCAGCCGTACGGCCTGATCGTCTCCAACGCCCTGCTCCAGTGGGTCCCCGGCCACGCCCGCCGCTTCCCGGACTGGCTGGACGCCCTGCTCCCCGGCGGCACCCTCGCCCTCCAGGTCCCCGGCAACTTCGACCAGCCCTCGCACGTCCTGATGCGCGAACTCGCCGGGTCCCCGCGCTGGCGCTCCCGCCTCGGCGGCCTGCTGCGCCACGCGGACGCCGTGCTGAGCCCCGCCGGATACCTGGACGCGCTGACGGGCCCCGGTACCACCGCCGACGTCTGGGAGACCACCTACCTCCACCTCCTGCCCGGCGAGGACCCCGTCCTGGACTGGGTGAAGGGCACCGGACTGCGTCCCGTCCTCACCGCCCTCGCCGACGACGAGGAGGCCCGGGGCGCCTTCCTCGCCGAGTACCGCGACCTGCTGCGCACGGCCTACCCCAGGGGCCCGCACGGCACGGTCTTCCCCTTCCGCCGCATCTTCGCCGTCGCCCACCGGGAGAAGTGA
- the galK gene encoding galactokinase → MTEDHAELTASFTELYGSAPEGIWAAPGRVNLIGEYTDFNDGFVMPLALSHTARAAVSRRTDGELRLHSTDVPGGVVRLRVDELTPHEGHGWAAYPAGVVWALREAGHKVTGADIQLTSTVPTGAGLSSSAALEVVTGLALNDLFGLGLDAAELAVLAQRAENAFVGVPCGVMDQMASACCTEGHALHLDTRDLGRRQVPFDLAAHGLRLLVVDTRVKHALGDGAYAERRAGCEEGARLLGIGTLRDLPYEELDAALDRLAESGADESVVRYVRHVVGDNQRVEQVIALLDAGDVRAAGPVLTAGHLSLRDDLRVSCVELDLVVGTANAAGALGARMTGGGFGGSAIVLVEEDRAEAVTKSVLEAFTSAGYGTPGVFPAVPSAGARRLV, encoded by the coding sequence ATGACCGAGGACCACGCCGAGCTGACCGCTTCCTTCACCGAGCTGTACGGAAGCGCACCCGAGGGGATCTGGGCCGCACCCGGCCGGGTCAACCTGATCGGTGAGTACACCGACTTCAATGACGGCTTCGTCATGCCGCTCGCCCTCTCGCACACCGCGCGCGCCGCCGTCTCCCGCCGCACCGACGGCGAGCTGCGGCTGCACTCCACCGATGTGCCCGGCGGCGTCGTCCGGCTCCGCGTGGACGAGCTGACTCCGCACGAGGGCCACGGCTGGGCCGCCTACCCGGCCGGTGTCGTCTGGGCGCTGCGCGAGGCCGGCCACAAGGTCACCGGTGCGGACATCCAGCTGACCTCCACCGTCCCCACCGGCGCCGGGCTCTCCTCGTCCGCCGCCCTCGAAGTGGTCACCGGCCTCGCGCTGAACGACCTCTTCGGCCTCGGCCTGGACGCCGCCGAGCTCGCGGTCCTCGCCCAGCGCGCGGAGAACGCGTTCGTCGGCGTCCCCTGCGGTGTCATGGACCAGATGGCGTCCGCCTGCTGCACCGAGGGCCACGCCCTGCACCTGGACACCCGCGACCTCGGCCGCCGCCAGGTCCCCTTCGACCTGGCCGCGCACGGGCTGCGGCTCCTGGTCGTCGACACCCGCGTCAAGCACGCGCTGGGCGACGGGGCGTACGCGGAGCGCCGGGCCGGCTGCGAGGAGGGCGCCCGCCTGCTCGGCATAGGCACCCTGCGCGACCTGCCTTACGAGGAGCTGGACGCCGCGCTGGACCGGCTCGCGGAGTCCGGCGCGGACGAGTCCGTCGTGCGGTACGTGCGTCATGTGGTCGGCGACAACCAGCGCGTCGAGCAGGTCATCGCGCTGCTCGACGCGGGCGACGTCCGCGCGGCGGGCCCGGTCCTCACGGCGGGGCACCTCTCGCTCCGCGACGATCTGCGGGTCTCCTGCGTGGAGCTGGACCTCGTGGTCGGGACGGCGAACGCGGCCGGGGCGCTCGGCGCGCGCATGACCGGGGGCGGCTTCGGCGGCTCGGCGATCGTGCTGGTCGAGGAGGACCGGGCGGAGGCCGTCACCAAGTCCGTGCTGGAGGCGTTCACTTCGGCCGGGTACGGCACCCCGGGCGTCTTCCCGGCCGTGCCGTCGGCGGGCGCGCGCAGGCTCGTCTGA
- a CDS encoding fatty acid desaturase, producing the protein MKTSPDVIEAAVPADGDQDLPSATLGGDNKRSIEQIALLLFIVVPFVALVAAVPLAWGRGVSWLDLGLMVAMYFIGCHGITIGFHRYFTHGSFKAKRPLRIALAVAGSLAVEGPIVRWVADHRKHHRFSDAEGDPHSPWRFGETLPALMKGLWWAHIAWMFDEERTPQQKYAPDLVKDPAIRGISRHFLTFTIVSLAIPPLVGGLVTMSWWGAATAFFWGSLVRVALLHHVTWSINSICHAVGKRPFKSRDKSGNVWWLAVLSCGESWHNLHHADPTSARHGVMRGQIDSSARLIRWFEQAGWAYDVRWPDDARIESRRNRAAADAA; encoded by the coding sequence ATGAAGACCAGCCCCGATGTGATCGAGGCCGCCGTTCCGGCGGACGGCGATCAGGATCTTCCCTCCGCCACGCTCGGCGGGGACAACAAGCGGTCGATCGAGCAGATCGCGCTCCTGCTGTTCATCGTCGTGCCGTTCGTGGCGCTGGTCGCGGCGGTGCCGCTGGCCTGGGGCCGCGGTGTGAGCTGGCTCGATCTGGGTCTGATGGTGGCGATGTACTTCATCGGCTGCCACGGCATCACGATCGGCTTCCACCGGTACTTCACGCATGGCTCGTTCAAGGCGAAGCGTCCGCTCCGCATCGCCCTGGCCGTGGCCGGCTCGCTCGCGGTCGAGGGCCCGATCGTGCGCTGGGTCGCCGATCACCGCAAGCACCACCGCTTCTCGGACGCGGAGGGCGACCCGCACTCGCCGTGGCGGTTCGGCGAGACGCTGCCGGCGCTGATGAAGGGCCTGTGGTGGGCCCATATCGCATGGATGTTCGACGAGGAGCGGACGCCGCAGCAGAAGTACGCCCCCGACCTGGTCAAGGACCCGGCGATCCGCGGCATCTCGCGCCACTTCCTGACCTTCACGATCGTCTCGCTGGCGATCCCCCCGCTGGTCGGCGGCCTGGTGACGATGTCGTGGTGGGGTGCGGCGACGGCGTTCTTCTGGGGCTCCCTGGTACGGGTGGCCCTGCTGCACCACGTGACGTGGTCGATCAACTCGATCTGCCACGCGGTCGGCAAGCGCCCCTTCAAGTCCCGCGACAAGTCCGGCAACGTGTGGTGGCTGGCGGTCCTGTCGTGCGGCGAGTCCTGGCACAACCTGCACCACGCGGACCCGACGAGCGCGCGGCACGGCGTGATGCGGGGTCAGATCGATTCGAGTGCCCGTCTCATCCGCTGGTTCGAGCAGGCCGGCTGGGCGTACGACGTGCGCTGGCCCGACGATGCCCGTATCGAGTCCCGGCGCAACCGCGCGGCGGCCGACGCGGCATGA
- a CDS encoding TetR/AcrR family transcriptional regulator has translation MMDDVATDSSASSENTRAPSTRRARRVRMTGKERREQLLDIGRTLFADKGFEGTSVEEIAARAGVSKPVVYEHFGGKEGLYAVVVDREMRQLLDMVTGALTAGHPRELLEQAAFALLDYIETYTDGFRILVRDSPVAQSTGTFASLISDIATQVEDILGLEFKARGFDPKLAPLYAQALVGMVALTGQWWVNARKPKKAEVAAHLVNLAWHGLENLESKPRLIGHRKS, from the coding sequence ATGATGGACGATGTGGCGACCGACTCCAGCGCAAGCAGCGAGAACACCCGTGCACCCTCCACCCGGCGGGCCCGCCGGGTGCGGATGACCGGGAAGGAACGCCGCGAGCAGTTGCTGGACATCGGTCGCACCCTGTTCGCCGACAAGGGCTTCGAGGGCACCTCGGTCGAGGAGATCGCCGCCCGCGCGGGGGTCTCGAAGCCGGTGGTCTACGAGCACTTCGGCGGCAAGGAGGGGCTGTACGCGGTCGTGGTGGACCGGGAGATGCGCCAGCTCCTGGACATGGTGACCGGCGCCCTGACCGCGGGCCATCCGCGGGAGCTGCTGGAGCAGGCGGCGTTCGCGCTGCTGGACTACATCGAGACGTACACCGACGGGTTCCGCATCCTGGTCCGGGACTCGCCGGTCGCCCAGTCGACGGGCACCTTCGCCTCCCTGATCAGCGACATCGCCACCCAGGTGGAGGACATCCTGGGACTGGAGTTCAAGGCCCGGGGCTTCGACCCGAAGCTGGCCCCGCTGTACGCGCAGGCGCTGGTGGGCATGGTGGCGCTGACGGGCCAGTGGTGGGTGAACGCGCGCAAGCCGAAGAAGGCGGAGGTCGCGGCCCATCTGGTGAACCTGGCCTGGCACGGTCTGGAGAACCTGGAGTCCAAGCCGCGGCTGATAGGGCACCGCAAGAGCTGA
- a CDS encoding response regulator transcription factor, protein MTRIRVLVVDDHRIFAESLAAALAAEPDVEVAAAGSGPAALRCLERAVAEGRGYDVLLVDAELGNLVPQARTGGVPVPVPVPRTGRTGPVDGISLVGAVRTARPSVRTVVLAEKDDPARAARALQAGACGWVAKDSSLQRLLAVIRGVLRDETHLPAVLLTGVLRELLADRKHRTESEKLVESLTPREREVLRCMVAGLGRKAVAERLFLSPHTVRTHMQNVLGKLDVHSTLAAVALARRAGVGPVDLDGPELPGDVVERGSQLA, encoded by the coding sequence GTGACCCGTATCCGGGTTCTAGTGGTCGACGACCACCGGATCTTCGCCGAATCGCTCGCCGCCGCGCTCGCGGCCGAACCGGACGTCGAGGTGGCGGCGGCGGGCAGCGGCCCGGCCGCGCTGCGCTGTCTGGAGCGCGCGGTGGCGGAGGGCCGGGGGTACGACGTCCTGCTCGTCGACGCGGAGCTGGGCAACCTCGTCCCGCAGGCCCGCACCGGCGGGGTCCCGGTCCCGGTGCCCGTCCCGCGCACCGGGCGGACCGGCCCGGTCGACGGGATCTCCCTGGTCGGCGCCGTCCGCACGGCCCGGCCCTCGGTCCGTACGGTGGTGCTCGCCGAGAAGGACGACCCGGCGCGGGCCGCGCGCGCCCTCCAGGCCGGTGCCTGCGGCTGGGTCGCCAAGGACAGCTCGCTGCAACGGCTGCTGGCGGTGATCAGGGGTGTGCTGCGCGACGAGACCCATCTGCCCGCCGTGCTGCTGACCGGGGTGCTGCGGGAGCTGCTGGCCGACCGCAAGCACCGCACCGAGAGCGAGAAGCTCGTCGAGTCGCTGACCCCGCGCGAGCGCGAGGTGCTGCGGTGCATGGTGGCGGGCCTGGGCCGCAAGGCGGTGGCGGAGCGGCTGTTCCTGTCCCCGCACACGGTGCGGACGCACATGCAGAACGTGCTGGGGAAGCTGGACGTGCACTCGACGCTGGCGGCCGTGGCGCTGGCGCGGCGGGCCGGGGTCGGCCCGGTGGACCTGGACGGCCCGGAGCTACCCGGGGATGTTGTCGAACGGGGCAGTCAACTGGCGTAG
- a CDS encoding GNAT family N-acetyltransferase, translating into MFHLETEVDKERRALLFRQLRDDNTARSPHMSALRGAPEADEVPLHVWALDTEGRLAAGLAARTWARWLHLELLWVDPAHRGSGLGARVLAEAERVARKDRSCARSRVETWDFQAPGFYRKQGYEVRGQVDDYPPGVTEFTLVKELR; encoded by the coding sequence ATGTTTCATCTTGAGACAGAAGTGGACAAGGAGCGGCGGGCTCTGTTGTTCCGGCAGTTGCGGGACGACAACACCGCACGCTCACCGCATATGAGCGCCCTGCGCGGCGCCCCCGAGGCGGACGAAGTACCCCTGCACGTCTGGGCGTTGGACACCGAGGGCCGCCTCGCGGCCGGGCTGGCCGCCCGGACGTGGGCGCGCTGGCTCCATCTGGAACTGCTCTGGGTGGACCCCGCGCACCGGGGTTCCGGCCTCGGCGCGCGGGTGCTCGCCGAGGCGGAGCGGGTGGCGCGCAAGGACCGGTCGTGCGCCCGTTCCCGGGTGGAGACCTGGGACTTCCAGGCTCCCGGCTTCTACCGGAAGCAGGGGTACGAGGTACGCGGGCAGGTGGACGACTACCCGCCGGGCGTCACGGAGTTCACCCTGGTCAAGGAATTGCGCTGA
- a CDS encoding VCBS repeat-containing protein: MEPGRSVPRPKRARRIAACTALVLSAGMLLAAPASADDSAPAPAGATPQFTPERGGQPTLTLPKRTAKKKSGASRAPGAQSPSSVVPANPRLDLDGDGYSDMMYRGLDGNVYASTDASGTHPYQINSNDQYEMPKDIITPGDLDGGGMAEVLTLSASGTLSLYQSWGADSTGYVTWSGNGWQKYNKVVAPGDLDGDGRGDLLARTPSGDLYTYVSTGKVDSAPFKAGVKAGYGWNIYDQVVGANDVNGDGLGDVIARTPSGDVYFYAGTGDASKPFKARVKVGYGWDIYNQLVGMDDIDGDGLGDLIARKPGGDVYTYFSTGYGTFEARVAGGKGWNAAALFVGAGGNPDFGKHELEARTKGGSLYWYQARNNGQFFPRQLDSSDTGWNQVSLSLASSLDNDGWGELTQIYKGTLWVGAQEIGSGWQVYNSLTGPGDLSGDGKGDLLARDTKGDLYLYKGNGLGTKFAAKVKVGYGFSTYNKIVGAGDLSGDGIADVVARAKDGTLYLYKGTGNAAKPLSARSKIGTGYNIYKQFAAPGDTDGDGKADLIGVDGKGDVYRYSSTGTGQISKRVKIGYGWDIYNGLY, encoded by the coding sequence GTGGAACCCGGCCGTTCTGTTCCGCGCCCGAAGCGCGCGCGGCGGATCGCGGCCTGCACCGCACTCGTTCTCTCCGCCGGCATGCTGCTGGCGGCCCCGGCCTCGGCCGATGACTCGGCGCCCGCCCCTGCCGGCGCCACCCCGCAGTTCACGCCCGAGCGCGGCGGTCAGCCGACGCTCACGCTGCCGAAGCGTACGGCGAAGAAGAAGTCCGGCGCCTCGCGCGCGCCGGGCGCGCAGTCCCCGTCCTCGGTCGTGCCCGCGAACCCGCGCCTCGACCTGGACGGCGACGGCTACAGCGACATGATGTACCGCGGCCTGGACGGCAACGTGTACGCCTCGACCGACGCGTCGGGCACACACCCGTACCAGATCAACAGCAACGACCAGTACGAGATGCCCAAGGACATCATCACGCCGGGCGACCTGGACGGCGGCGGTATGGCCGAGGTGCTGACGCTGTCGGCATCGGGCACGCTCTCGCTCTACCAGAGCTGGGGCGCGGACAGCACCGGTTACGTCACCTGGTCGGGCAACGGCTGGCAGAAGTACAACAAGGTCGTCGCCCCCGGCGACCTGGACGGCGACGGCCGCGGCGACCTGCTCGCGCGTACGCCCTCCGGCGACCTCTACACCTACGTGTCCACCGGCAAGGTCGACAGCGCGCCCTTCAAGGCCGGTGTCAAGGCGGGCTACGGCTGGAACATCTACGACCAGGTCGTCGGCGCCAACGATGTCAACGGTGACGGGCTGGGCGACGTCATCGCCCGTACGCCCTCCGGCGACGTGTACTTCTACGCCGGCACCGGCGACGCCTCGAAGCCCTTCAAGGCGCGCGTCAAGGTGGGCTACGGCTGGGACATCTACAACCAGCTCGTCGGCATGGACGACATCGACGGCGACGGGCTGGGCGACCTCATCGCCCGCAAGCCGGGCGGCGACGTCTACACGTACTTCTCCACCGGCTACGGCACCTTCGAGGCCCGCGTCGCCGGCGGCAAGGGCTGGAACGCGGCGGCGCTGTTCGTCGGCGCGGGCGGCAACCCGGACTTCGGCAAGCACGAGCTGGAGGCCCGTACCAAGGGCGGCAGCCTGTACTGGTACCAGGCCCGCAACAACGGCCAGTTCTTCCCGCGCCAGCTGGACAGCTCGGACACCGGCTGGAACCAGGTGAGCCTGTCGCTGGCCTCGTCGCTCGACAACGACGGCTGGGGCGAGCTGACCCAGATCTACAAGGGCACCCTCTGGGTCGGCGCCCAGGAGATCGGGTCCGGCTGGCAGGTCTACAACAGCCTGACCGGTCCGGGCGACCTGAGCGGCGACGGCAAGGGCGACCTGCTGGCCCGCGACACCAAGGGCGACCTGTACCTGTACAAGGGCAACGGGCTCGGCACGAAGTTCGCGGCCAAGGTCAAGGTCGGCTACGGCTTCAGCACGTACAACAAGATCGTCGGCGCCGGTGACCTCAGCGGCGACGGCATCGCGGACGTCGTGGCCCGCGCCAAGGACGGCACGCTGTACCTGTACAAGGGCACCGGCAACGCCGCCAAGCCGCTCTCGGCCCGCTCCAAGATCGGCACCGGGTACAACATCTACAAGCAGTTCGCCGCGCCGGGCGACACCGACGGCGACGGCAAGGCCGACCTGATCGGCGTCGACGGCAAGGGCGACGTGTACCGCTACTCGTCCACCGGCACCGGCCAGATCAGCAAGCGCGTCAAGATCGGCTACGGCTGGGACATCTACAACGGCCTGTACTAG
- the galE gene encoding UDP-glucose 4-epimerase GalE: MSKSPKKYLVTGGAGYVGSVVAQHLLEAGHAVTVLDDLSTGFREGVPAGADFIEGRIQDAAKWLDASYDGVLHFAAYSQVGESVTDPEKYWVNNVGGTTALLAAMRDAGVRTLVFSSTAATYGEPVSSPLTETDPTAPTSPYGATKLAVDHMITGEAAAHGLAAVSLRYFNVAGAYGDCGERHSPESHLIPLVLQVALGRRESISVYGDDYPTPDGTCVRDYIHVADLAEAHLLALDAAAPGEHLICNLGNGNGFSVREVIETVREVTGHPVPETAAPRRAGDPAVLVASAATARERLGWQPSRADLAGIVSDAWTFARREEPTAP, encoded by the coding sequence GTGAGCAAGTCCCCGAAGAAGTACCTGGTGACCGGCGGCGCCGGTTACGTGGGCAGTGTCGTCGCCCAGCACCTGCTGGAGGCCGGCCACGCCGTCACCGTCCTCGACGACCTCTCCACCGGCTTCCGCGAGGGCGTCCCGGCCGGCGCCGACTTCATCGAGGGCCGCATCCAGGACGCCGCGAAGTGGCTCGACGCCTCCTACGACGGGGTGCTGCACTTCGCCGCGTACTCCCAGGTCGGCGAGTCCGTCACCGACCCCGAGAAGTACTGGGTCAACAACGTCGGCGGTACCACCGCCCTGCTCGCCGCGATGCGTGACGCCGGGGTCCGCACCCTGGTCTTCTCCTCCACCGCCGCGACCTACGGCGAGCCGGTCTCCAGCCCCCTCACGGAGACCGACCCCACCGCCCCGACCAGCCCGTACGGCGCCACCAAGCTCGCCGTCGACCACATGATCACCGGCGAGGCCGCCGCCCACGGCCTGGCCGCCGTCTCGCTGCGCTACTTCAACGTGGCGGGGGCGTACGGAGACTGCGGCGAGCGGCACAGCCCCGAGTCGCACCTCATCCCGCTGGTCCTCCAGGTCGCCCTCGGCCGGCGCGAGTCGATCTCCGTCTACGGCGACGACTACCCGACCCCGGACGGCACCTGCGTCCGCGACTACATCCACGTCGCGGACCTCGCCGAGGCGCACCTCCTCGCCCTCGACGCCGCGGCCCCGGGCGAGCACCTGATCTGCAACCTCGGCAACGGCAACGGCTTCTCGGTCCGCGAGGTCATCGAGACGGTCCGCGAGGTCACCGGCCACCCCGTCCCCGAGACCGCCGCCCCGCGCCGCGCCGGCGACCCGGCCGTCCTCGTCGCCTCCGCCGCCACCGCCAGGGAGCGCCTCGGCTGGCAGCCGTCCCGCGCCGACCTGGCCGGAATCGTCTCCGACGCCTGGACGTTCGCCCGCCGAGAGGAGCCCACCGCACCATGA
- a CDS encoding MarR family transcriptional regulator has translation MEDEVDRLVAAWRRERPDLDVEPLEVLSRVSRLARHLDRARRIAFTEHQLEPWEFDVLTSLRRAGAPYQLSPGQLLTQTLVTSGTMTNRIDRLTKKNLVERLPDPSDRRGVLVRLTAEGRDKADQSLAGLLAQERAILGELSHQQRGELAGLLRQLTAPFDNIPG, from the coding sequence ATGGAGGACGAGGTCGACCGTCTGGTCGCTGCATGGCGCCGCGAGCGCCCCGACCTCGACGTGGAACCGCTCGAGGTCCTCAGCCGCGTCTCCCGCCTGGCCCGCCACCTCGACCGGGCCCGCCGCATCGCCTTCACCGAGCACCAGCTGGAGCCGTGGGAATTCGACGTCCTCACGTCGCTGCGCCGGGCCGGCGCCCCCTACCAGCTCTCCCCCGGCCAGCTGCTCACCCAGACCCTGGTCACCTCGGGCACGATGACCAATCGCATCGACCGCCTGACCAAGAAGAACCTCGTCGAACGCCTCCCCGACCCCAGCGACCGGCGCGGCGTCCTGGTCCGGCTCACCGCCGAGGGCCGCGACAAGGCCGACCAGTCGCTGGCCGGCCTGCTGGCCCAGGAGCGCGCCATCCTCGGCGAGCTCTCCCACCAGCAACGCGGCGAACTGGCCGGTCTGCTACGCCAGTTGACTGCCCCGTTCGACAACATCCCCGGGTAG
- a CDS encoding glyoxalase, with translation MITSLDHVQLAAPEGSEDALRAYYTGVLGMTEIPKPPVLAARGGCWFAAGPVQLHLGIEADFRPARKAHPGLRVTGIEAYAALLAERGAEVVWDDNLPGHRRFYSHDPVGNRLEFLEPVAG, from the coding sequence ATGATCACCTCGCTCGACCACGTCCAGCTCGCCGCGCCCGAAGGCAGCGAGGACGCGCTGCGCGCGTACTACACCGGCGTCCTCGGCATGACGGAGATCCCCAAGCCGCCCGTGCTCGCGGCCCGGGGCGGCTGCTGGTTCGCCGCCGGGCCGGTCCAGCTGCATCTGGGCATCGAGGCGGACTTCCGCCCGGCCCGCAAGGCGCACCCGGGCCTGCGCGTCACGGGCATCGAGGCGTACGCGGCCCTGCTGGCCGAGCGCGGCGCCGAGGTGGTGTGGGACGACAACCTGCCGGGCCACCGCCGCTTCTACAGCCACGACCCGGTGGGCAACCGGCTGGAGTTCCTGGAGCCGGTCGCGGGCTGA